CGAAGGAGGTCCTCACCTCCACCGACATCGGCCTGCCCCTGGGGCCGGAGGGCACGGCGGCGCTGTTGCCCGCGGCGATCGAGTCGTTCGGTGAGGGACTCGAGCAGCCTGCGCAGGAGGTGCTGGTCTTCCTCGCCGCCCGCGAGGCCGCCCATCAGCGTCTCTACAGCCACGTGCCGTGGCTGCGGCAGCGGGTGCTCGCCACGGTCGAGGAGTACGCCCGCGGTATCCGCATGGACCTGTCGTCGATCGAGGACCTCGCGCAGGGGATCGATCCGTCGACCCTCACCGATCCGTCCAAGCTCGAGGAGATCCTCAAGCAGGGTGCCTTCGAACCGCAGACCACTCCCGAGCAGAAGGCCGCACTCGAGCGGCTCGAGACCCTGCTCGCGCTCGTCGAGGGCTGGGTCGAGACGGTCGTCTTCGATGCGCTGTCCGACCGGTTGCCCGGCGTGTCGGCGCTCACCGAGACGCTGCGGCGCCGCCGCGCCACCGGCGGCCCGGCGGAGCAGACCTTCGCCACGCTCGTCGGTCTCGAGCTCCGTCCCCGCAAGCTCCGTGAGGCCGCGGGTCTGTGGCGGCGACTGACGACCGACGCCGGTACCGAGACCCGCGACGGCGTGTGGGCGCATCCCGACCTGCTGCCGGACTCGTCGGATCTCGACGCCCCGGCAGCCTTCGTCGACCGGATCATCGGTGGCGGCACCGACGCCTTCGACGATCCGATCGCCCAGTTGCACGCAACCATGGAACGCGAGCAGGCCGAGCGGGAACGCGCCGAGAAGGACGCTCCCGACGAGGGCGACGACAAGTAATCTCCTCCCGGCCCCGAAACCCCAGGTCATCGGGGTTACGGGGTTGTGGACAACTCCGTTTCCGCGCGCCCCGGCGAGGGTGACGGCTGCCAGGCTGGCGGCATGACCATCTCCCCGGCCGCATCCACGCGCACCGCCCTCGCCGGCGAGCCCCGGCTCCTGCTGAACCCGGAACTGGCGGTTCTCCACCGGCCCGACGGCACCGTCCAGCTGGGCTGGGGACCGCAGACCGCGACCGTCGTCCACCCGCCCGAGGGCACGGACGCGTTCGACGTGGGGGTGCTGCTGCGGCTGCTCGACGGCGGTCGCACCCGCGACGAGGTGCTCACCGCCGCCGTCGAACGCGGTGTGGGGCCCGGCCCCGCTTCGGTACTGCTCGACGAACTCACCGCTTCCGGCACGGTCCGCCCGGCCCCCTCCCCCGGCTCCGGGCCGGTGCGTCCGCACCGCGTCCGGGTGTACGGATCTGGTCCGCTCGCCACCGCGATCGTCGAGCACGTGTCGCTGTGGGACGTGCGCTGGGTGCGGTCCCCCGCCGGTGACGAGGAGTGCCGGGCCACCGTCGCCGCCGACTGCGTGGTGCTGGCGGACATGCCGATCCCCGATCCGCGGCTCGTGCGGTCGCTGATGCGGGCGGGGACACCCCATCTCGCGGTGCGGATCCGGGACGGGCACGGGGTGGTGGGGCCGTTCGTGTTCCCCGGCCGCAGCAGTTGTCTGCGCTGCGCCGATCTCGTGCGGACCGACCTCGATCCGTCCTGGCCGCGGTTGGCGGCCCAGCTGTACGGGCGGCCGGGTCGGGCCGGGCGGGCGGTCGCCGCAGCGACCGCGGCGGTCGCCGTCGGGCAGCTCGACGCCTACTTCTCCACCGACCCGGCGGTGCGTCCGATGGTGGACCGCACCGTCGAGATCGACCTGCATGCACACCGGATCACCACGCGTCGCTGGTTCCGCCATCCCGAATGCGACTGTTCCCCGATTTCACCGGACCGTCAGGCATGATGGTGGGCGTGCCAGACATCCCTCGCAGAAGCGCGTCCCGCACCGCCAAGCTCGCGAGTATTCCGCTCGGGATCGCCGGGCGTGCCGCGGTCGGGTTCGGCAGGCGGCTCGCGGGCGGAGATCGTCAGGAGATCGACGCCGAGATGACCGCGAAGGCCGCGGAGCAGCTGTTCAGCGTGCTCGGTGAGCTCAAGGGCGGGGCCATGAAGTTCGGTCAGGCGCTCAGCGTCATGGAAGCCGCCGTGCCCGAGGAGTTCGCCGAGCCCTACCGCGAAGCCCTGACCAAGCTGCAGGCGGAAGCGCCTCCCCTACCGGCCCGGGCCGTCCACAAGGTGCTCGACCAGCAGCTCGGCACCACGTGGCGGGAACGGTTCAGCTCGTTCGACGATGCGCCCGTCGCCTCGGCCAGCATCGGCCAGGTGCACCGCGCCGTGTGGTCGGACGGCCGCGACGTGGCGGTGAAGGTCCAGTATCCGGGAGCCGACGAAGCGCTGCGCGCCGATCTACGCACTCTCTCCCGTTTCGCGGGGTTGTTCGCGACGGTGATGCCCGGTGCCGATGTGCGGGCGCTGCTCGACGAGCTGACCGAGCGCACCGAGGAGGAACTCGACTACCGGATCGAAGCCGACAATCAGCGGGCGTTCGCGAAGGCCTTCGACGGCGACGACAAGTTCGCCATTCCGAAGGTGGTCGCCAGCGCCCCGAAAGTGGTTGTGACGGAATGGCTCACGGCCACCCCGCTCTCGGCGATCATCACGGGCGGCACGCGGGAACAGCGCAACCGGGCCGGGGAACTGCTCGCCGAGTTCCATTTCTGTTCGCCGGCGCGCGCCGGTCTGCTGCACTCCGACCCGCACCCGGGCAATTTCATGCTGCTCGACGACGGCCGGCTCGGCGTCATCGACTTCGGTGCGACGGCGTCGATGCCCGAAGGTTTCCCGCCTGTGCTCGGGCGCATGGTGCGGCTCGCCCTCGACGAACGGTTCGACGAGCTGACCCAGCTGCTCTACGACAACAAGTTCGTGCTGCCGGGCCGGACGGTCACCGACAAGGAGATCGCCGACTACCTGCGGCCGTTCACCGATCCGATCCACACCGAGTCGTTCCACTTCACCCGGTCGTGGCTGCAGGGGGTCGCGGGGGTGGCAACGGATTTCTCCAGCCCGACCTTCCGCACCGCCCGCACGCTGAACCTCCCCCCGGAGTACGTGAGCGTGTTCCGGGTGCTGCTCGGTTCGGTGGGCATCTGCGCACAGCTCGACGCCGAGGCGCCGTACATGCGCATCCTGAGCGAGTGGTTGCCCGGCTTCACCGACGAGTGAGGGCGGAGCCGGGCAACCGGCGCAGTGAGGGTAGGGAGCCGGGCAACCGGCTCGGTGAGGGTAGGGAGCCGGGCAACCGGCTCACACGCAGACGAGTTCTCTGCGCGGTTCGGGTACGGGATTCTTGCGTGGGCGTCCCCGCGGGCGTTTGCGGGCGACGACCACACCGCGGTCGATGATCTCGCCACCCCAGACACCCCAGGGTTCCTCCCGTTCGAGTGCGGCGGCAAGACAGCGGGCGCGGATCGGGCATCCCGCGCAGAGCGCTTTGGCGTGTTCCAGGTCGGCCGGGGCCTCGGCGAACCACAGGTCGGGATCGTTCTCGTGGCACGGCAGGGCCGCAGTGCGGAACGGGGTGTCCGTCTCGATCCGGTCCGACGGTCTCGACAGGGTTTGGGTCGGCACGTGAGTTCCTTTGCTGGTTCGGTCGAATGCGAGTGCGAACCGGAGGCCGAAACGACGAAGGCCACGGTCCGCTGGGCGGAGTCCGTGGCCTGAGTGGAAGACGATGTCCTACCGGGAGACACTCCCGGCTCGGGCCACGGACGAAACGGCGGCGGCGTCCACGCGTCGTGTACGCGCGGCGGCGGGCACAGAG
This region of Rhodococcus sp. Z13 genomic DNA includes:
- a CDS encoding zinc-dependent metalloprotease; amino-acid sequence: MSDTPFGFSNPDDDPDRRKDEGSGGGTGGGIPFGFGFGLPGGAGGGGNAGDPFGGQGFDPAQFGQMLSQFGQMLAGMGSAMGSGSASGPVNYDIAAKLARQQIGSVNPVSPRTSDAVADAARLAELWLDAVTTLPAGATKAVAWTPVDWLDNTLETWKRLCDPIAEQVNGMMLNGLPEEARAMAGPMLGMFSQMGGVAFGSQLGQALGQLSKEVLTSTDIGLPLGPEGTAALLPAAIESFGEGLEQPAQEVLVFLAAREAAHQRLYSHVPWLRQRVLATVEEYARGIRMDLSSIEDLAQGIDPSTLTDPSKLEEILKQGAFEPQTTPEQKAALERLETLLALVEGWVETVVFDALSDRLPGVSALTETLRRRRATGGPAEQTFATLVGLELRPRKLREAAGLWRRLTTDAGTETRDGVWAHPDLLPDSSDLDAPAAFVDRIIGGGTDAFDDPIAQLHATMEREQAERERAEKDAPDEGDDK
- a CDS encoding ABC1 kinase family protein, whose translation is MMVGVPDIPRRSASRTAKLASIPLGIAGRAAVGFGRRLAGGDRQEIDAEMTAKAAEQLFSVLGELKGGAMKFGQALSVMEAAVPEEFAEPYREALTKLQAEAPPLPARAVHKVLDQQLGTTWRERFSSFDDAPVASASIGQVHRAVWSDGRDVAVKVQYPGADEALRADLRTLSRFAGLFATVMPGADVRALLDELTERTEEELDYRIEADNQRAFAKAFDGDDKFAIPKVVASAPKVVVTEWLTATPLSAIITGGTREQRNRAGELLAEFHFCSPARAGLLHSDPHPGNFMLLDDGRLGVIDFGATASMPEGFPPVLGRMVRLALDERFDELTQLLYDNKFVLPGRTVTDKEIADYLRPFTDPIHTESFHFTRSWLQGVAGVATDFSSPTFRTARTLNLPPEYVSVFRVLLGSVGICAQLDAEAPYMRILSEWLPGFTDE
- a CDS encoding WhiB family transcriptional regulator; translated protein: METDTPFRTAALPCHENDPDLWFAEAPADLEHAKALCAGCPIRARCLAAALEREEPWGVWGGEIIDRGVVVARKRPRGRPRKNPVPEPRRELVCV